One window from the genome of Populus alba chromosome 15, ASM523922v2, whole genome shotgun sequence encodes:
- the LOC118057429 gene encoding uncharacterized protein, whose product MQDHPIGIPACFTSGEKVADDPATVTRSGQSVFMSAYRTKIADQCRLITITWCKNLLLHGLSVSVEGPEGESQYTCKVELKPWYFWRKQGSKRFVVEGKAVDIFWDLKAAKFNGETEPNSEYYVAVVCDEEVVLLLGDLKKDAYRKTGCRPALIDPILVSRKEHIFGKKKFATRIKFHDKGRFHEISIECKNGSNSGNIVSNGNSINGDEPEMEIRIDGHLVIHVKHLQWKFRGNEYINLRKLRVEVYWDVHDWLFSPGLRHALFIFKPIMSCTSLSLLSTSSSSPTLSSSTSTPVSSQTGGSGSLGGLNAGGGSSDFCLFLYAWKVE is encoded by the coding sequence ATGCAAGACCATCCAATCGGGATTCCTGCTTGCTTTACATCCGGTGAGAAGGTAGCTGATGATCCTGCCACAGTAACCAGGTCAGGGCAGAGTGTTTTCATGTCTGCTTATCGTACGAAGATTGCCGATCAGTGTCGTTTGATCACAATAACATGGTGCAAGAATCTGTTACTCCATGGTCTATCAGTATCAGTAGAAGGTCCTGAAGGAGAGAGTCAGTACACCTGCAAAGTGGAGCTGAAGCCTTGGTATTTTTGGAGGAAACAAGGCTCGAAACGGTTTGTAGTGGAGGGTAAAGCTGTGGATATCTTCTGGGACCTCAAGGCTGCTAAATTCAATGGTGAAACTGAGCCTAATTCTGAGTATTATGTTGCTGTTGTTTGCGACGAAGAGGTTGTGCTTCTTCTTGGTGATCTAAAGAAAGATGCTTACAGGAAAACTGGGTGTAGGCCTGCTCTTATTGACCCCATTTTGGTTTCAAGAAAGGAGCACATATTTGGCAAGAAGAAGTTCGCTACAAGAATCAAGTTCCATGATAAAGGTCGGTTTCATGAGATCTCAATAGAGTGCAAGAACGGAAGTAATAGTGGCAATATTGTTAGCAATGGCAATTCTATTAATGGGGATGAAccagaaatggagataaggaTAGATGGGCATTTGGTCattcatgtgaagcatcttcaATGGAAATTTAGAGGTAACGAGTATATTAACCTTCGTAAACTAAGAGTGGAGGTATACTGGGATGTCCATGACTGGCTATTTAGTCCTGGTTTAAGGCATGCTTTGTTTATCTTTAAGCCAATAATGTCATGCACATCTCTATCATTACTATCAACTTCATCTTCATCACCTACACTATCTTCATCGACATCGACACCAGTGTCCTCCCAGACAGGAGGTTCTGGTTCACTAGGGGGGCTAAATGCAGGTGGCGGATCATCTGATTTCTGCTTGTTTCTCTATGCTTGGAAAGTTGAATGA
- the LOC118057428 gene encoding probable serine/threonine-protein kinase WNK3, translated as MPHESSSEPDPDDSDAEFVEIDPSGRYGRYKEVLGRGAFKKVYRAFDELEGIEVAWNQVKVADLLRNSVDLDRLFSEVHLLKTLKHKNIIKFYNSWADTKNENINFITEIFTSGTLRKYRQKHKHVDLRALKKWSKQILEGLLYLHSHDPPVIHRDLKCDNIFVNGNQGEVKIGDLGLAAILQQARSAHSVIGTPEFMAPELYEEEYNELVDIYAFGMCLLELVTVEYPYVECSNAAQIYKKVTSGIKPASLAKVKDPAVKAFIEKCIAKVSDRLPAKELLMDPFLRSDEENVSGGYSLRPKAHSSGGSSDQLDVNESAMDSAAEPSRDFYVQGQRKDIKTIFLKLRIADSTGHFRNIHFPFDVEVDTAIAVASEMVEELDVTDQDVSTIAAMIDSEIRSHIPDWDSNNVSPENLAAEDSEPPLETKDDSSPLSNESSLSPGSLVLEKLSSGRKYWLDSPKDVDENSPSKLGCSNLSFHGSSPRSPNDAQSPEQLEAGSMSDGDDGSGKNGSHRSDNLHFADRNSMSVKIIAEKLENLLVMQQHELEEVERKHKVAISDLLNEVSPEICVEVLSICKLKIPGYEIR; from the exons ATGCCACATGAATCCTCGTCCGAGCCAGACCCCGATGATTCTGATGCTGAATTCGTCGAGATTGACCCCTCTGGTCGTTATGGTCGG TATAAAGAGGTTTTAGGCAGGGGTGCTTTCAAGAAAgt ATATAGAGCATTTGATGAATTGGAAGGGATAGAAGTAGCTTGGAATCAAGTTAAAGTGGCAGATCTATTGCGTAATTCGGTGGATTTGGATCGTTTATTTTCTGAAGTTCATTTGCTGAAGACTTTGAAGCATAAAAACATTATCAAGTTTTACAATTCGTGGGCCGATACCAAAAATGAGAATATCAACTTCATCACTGAGATTTTCACTTCAGGCACATTGCGGAA ATATCGGCAGAAGCATAAGCATGTTGATCTGAGAGCATTGAAGAAATGGTCTAAGCAGATTTTAGAGGGACTTTTATATCTTCATAGTCATGATCCACCAGTTATTCACAGAGACTTAAAATGTGACAACATCTTTGTTAATGGAAACCAAGGTGAGGTGAAAATTGGTGACTTGGGTTTGGCTGCCATTCTTCAGCAAGCTCGGTCAGCTCATAGTGTTATTG GTACACCAGAGTTTATGGCACCAGAGCTTTATGAGGAGGAATACAATGAGCTTGTTGACATTTATGCCTTTGGCATGTGCTTGCTGGAGTTGGTGACTGTTGAATATCCATATGTCGAATGCTCCAATGCTGCTCAAATATATAAGAAAGTGACATCA ggaaTTAAACCGGCATCATTAGCAAAGGTGAAAGATCCTGCTGTTAAAGCATTTATAGAAAAATGTATTGCAAAGGTCTCTGACCGATTGCCAGCAAAGGAACTTTTGATGGATCCCTTTCTTCGATCAGATGAGGAAAATGTAAGTGGAGGTTACTCTTTACGACCCAAAGCCCATTCTTCAG GTGGTAGTTCTGATCAGCTTGATGTTAATGAAAGTGCCATGGATTCTGCTGCTGAACCAAGTAGAGATTTCTATGTACAAGGTCAGAGGAAAGACATTAAGACAATATTTCTGAAACTAAGGATAGCTGATTCCAcag GTCATTTCCGCAATATCCACTTCCCTTTTGATGTTGAAGTAGATACAGCAATTGCAGTTGCTAGTGAAATGGTAGAAGAGTTGGATGTGACTGATCAAGACGTTTCAACAATTGCTGCTATGATTGATTCAGAAATTCGGTCCCATATTCCTGATTGGGATTCCAACAATGTTTCACCAGAAAATTTAGCTGCTGAGGACTCAGAACCTCCTTTGGAAACTAAGGATGACAGTTCACCTTTGTCAAATGAATCTAGTCTCTCTCCTGGCAGTCTTGTATTAGAAAAATTGTCTTCAGGCCGCAAGTATTGGCTTGACTCACCCAAGGATGTTGATGAAAACTCTCCAAGCAAGCTTGGATGTTCTAACTTGTCTTTTCACGGGTCTTCTCCAAGGAGTCCAAATGATGCTCAGTCACCTGAACAGTTGGAGGCTGGGAGCATGTCTGATGGTGATGATGGCAGTGGAAAAAATGGAAGTCATAGATCTGATAATTTGCATTTTGCTGATAGAAACAGTATGTCTGTCAAGATAATTGCTGAGAAACTCGAGAATCTTCTGGTAATGCAGCAACATGAACTAGAGGAAGTAGAGAGGAAGCACAAAGTAGCCATATCAGACCTTCTGAATGAAGTTTCTCCAGAAATCTGCGTGGAAGTTTTAAGTATATGTAAACTGAAAATACCTGGTTATGAAATCCGGTGA
- the LOC118057427 gene encoding small ribosomal subunit protein eS30z/eS30y/eS30x — protein sequence MGKVHGSLARAGKVRGQTPKVAKQDKKKKPRGRAHKRMQYNRRFVTAVVGFGKKRGPNSSEK from the exons ATGG GCAAAGTTCATGGTTCTTTAGCTCGCGCTGGTAAGGTGAGAGGCCAAACTCCCAAGGTGGCAAAGCAGGACAAGAAAAAGAAGCCCCGTGGCCGTGCCCACAAGAGGATGCAATACAACCGTCGTTTTGTCACAGCCG TTGTGGGATTTGGCAAGAAGAGAGGGCCCAATTCATCTGAGAAGTAA